A genomic region of Novipirellula aureliae contains the following coding sequences:
- a CDS encoding TetR/AcrR family transcriptional regulator, producing MAIAQNVAQLSGQPTMRMTDRKRKAILDAAVDEFVASGYDGTSMDQIATSADVSKRTVYKHFASKEELFAEIIHNLVGQIESVPEFTYDSKRSLANQLEAIALEIVQAVSDPGFLSLARVIVSRLIVAPEFSQFMSEQTARIDARLADWLQLAHSDGRVQIPQADVAAEQLMGLLLSYAFWPALLGIRRQSRGQPQQAYVKQCVKMFLSAYMQS from the coding sequence TTGGCAATTGCACAAAATGTCGCACAGCTTTCTGGACAACCGACGATGCGAATGACGGACCGAAAACGAAAAGCAATTCTCGACGCCGCCGTCGATGAGTTCGTCGCTAGCGGGTACGACGGGACGAGCATGGACCAAATTGCGACTTCCGCGGACGTTTCCAAGCGGACGGTGTACAAGCATTTTGCCAGCAAGGAGGAGCTGTTTGCGGAGATCATCCACAATCTGGTTGGCCAGATCGAATCGGTACCCGAGTTCACCTATGACTCAAAAAGATCGCTGGCGAACCAGCTGGAGGCAATCGCCTTAGAGATCGTCCAAGCGGTCAGTGATCCTGGTTTTCTAAGCTTGGCGAGAGTGATCGTTTCGCGGCTGATTGTTGCACCGGAGTTCAGCCAATTCATGTCGGAGCAAACCGCTCGAATTGATGCTCGCTTGGCAGACTGGCTTCAGCTCGCCCATAGCGATGGCCGAGTACAGATCCCTCAGGCGGATGTTGCAGCGGAGCAATTGATGGGGCTGCTTTTATCGTATGCGTTTTGGCCTGCTCTGCTGGGGATTCGCAGACAATCTCGCGGCCAACCACAACAAGCGTACGTAAAGCAATGTGTCAAAATGTTCTTGAGTGCCTACATGCAATCGTAG
- a CDS encoding GGDEF domain-containing protein, translating into MLKLYLSSLRLAVALVLFGVSFVIAVKHLGFLPESIQGNGRLLIRFVALSILGGIGAYAMVASQIMNSFKVTEVVAARVRRSLDAFAEGLIILDENERIVLANRSAAETFNKKQDDLIGLRASSLSWIAASKTNPWIQAAETFAPQVDQRMRFNHPDGRESSFSVNASPIEASDSIPSGVLVTFRDVTDEEAQRAEIEETLNSLRHTHDEIRIRNHELQILASHDALTGCLNRRALFEFFDEAWARRHQHPGSLACLMFDNDHFKQVNDTYGHQVGDTVLTRVADVLKEAFVSPAVVCRYGGEEFCVLMENVMLPEVLAAAESARQQIEALRFEHPAELRITISIGISLSDFGSADIQELIHQSDQCLYVAKEHGRNQVVVFDERVKMEEAPGSCRAADSPRAEPRCETVRGIVALLETLDQDAESPLHQA; encoded by the coding sequence GTGCTGAAGCTCTACTTATCTTCTCTTCGACTGGCAGTGGCTCTCGTCCTATTCGGCGTGAGTTTCGTTATCGCTGTGAAGCATTTGGGCTTTCTTCCCGAATCCATTCAGGGCAACGGACGACTTTTGATTCGTTTCGTAGCACTCAGCATTCTTGGCGGGATCGGTGCCTATGCGATGGTCGCTTCGCAAATCATGAATTCGTTCAAAGTCACCGAGGTCGTCGCGGCTCGGGTCCGACGCTCGCTTGACGCATTCGCGGAGGGTTTGATCATTCTTGATGAAAACGAACGAATCGTTTTAGCCAATCGATCCGCTGCAGAAACTTTCAACAAAAAGCAAGACGACCTGATCGGACTCCGTGCCAGTTCACTCAGTTGGATCGCAGCATCCAAGACGAATCCCTGGATTCAAGCCGCAGAAACGTTCGCGCCGCAAGTCGATCAGCGAATGCGCTTCAACCATCCCGATGGTCGAGAAAGTTCCTTCTCCGTCAACGCTTCTCCGATTGAAGCATCGGACTCGATCCCTAGCGGTGTGTTGGTGACGTTTCGTGACGTGACCGACGAAGAGGCACAGCGAGCAGAGATAGAGGAAACGCTCAACTCGCTTCGACATACACATGACGAAATTCGTATCCGTAATCACGAACTGCAAATTCTGGCCAGCCACGATGCGTTAACCGGATGCCTCAATCGACGAGCCTTGTTTGAATTCTTCGACGAAGCCTGGGCTCGTCGCCACCAACACCCCGGATCGTTGGCTTGTTTGATGTTCGACAACGATCATTTTAAACAGGTTAACGACACTTACGGACACCAAGTAGGTGATACCGTATTGACGCGAGTCGCTGACGTATTGAAAGAGGCTTTCGTCTCGCCGGCAGTGGTGTGCCGCTACGGCGGTGAGGAATTCTGCGTGCTCATGGAAAATGTGATGTTGCCCGAAGTGCTAGCAGCGGCTGAATCCGCACGCCAGCAAATCGAGGCTTTAAGGTTCGAACATCCCGCCGAACTTCGAATAACGATTAGCATCGGTATCTCGCTTAGCGACTTCGGCTCGGCCGACATTCAAGAACTCATTCACCAATCCGACCAATGTCTCTACGTCGCAAAAGAACACGGACGAAATCAAGTCGTTGTGTTTGATGAACGTGTCAAGATGGAAGAAGCCCCCGGAAGTTGTCGCGCTGCCGATTCTCCGAGAGCGGAACCTCGTTGCGAAACCGTTCGAGGAATCGTGGCGCTACTCGAAACCCTCGACCAAGACGCCGAATCACCGCTCCATCAAGCCTAG
- a CDS encoding efflux RND transporter periplasmic adaptor subunit has protein sequence MKRKITLLVSLVLLSLGCEKAPLKLAPKAAHPVTAMELRRTSPPTSFQVSGTVQSWKVEEIGFEVPGRIQWVLEPGRNVDGQITDVDQKLITQGTPLAKIDPARYEVAVESARAALDVAIMERQIVEIRLNDTLPADIGSAEADVRLAEDDFERIRTLQAQNAVSQAEYDQSSNRLQTQKLRLSGLRSQLKQTAAELKSADAKITVAEQNLQDAQRDLSHTVLYGSYRGQISKVHVVPGSVVSAGSPVLTLQMMDPIKVAIEVSAEQSRSIQRRRQVPVLVTMPNGSSEIQNAMVYMVDPSADPSTRTFTVTLLLLNKQFRSELPKGVDGISVARTVDIWPLNVNEIVGSENGIYLVEEDAIDSDEHGSFVWVLDGFELMQRMPDVMKVRKHYIQSSGLRIPFLGNWVFQPVTFLGDNDRITPRTLIAGELEYPCGQESNWDGESIVFDSGKHWMLRPGDLVDVNLGDDQSESGYYVPVEAIYEQSDETYLFVIEDGKAHKTRIEIKPTQKLDTESLLRVSPIGSDDFPAGTQIVVGGVHFLQDDDPVSVTDRVSEDAS, from the coding sequence ATGAAACGCAAAATCACGCTACTCGTTTCACTGGTTCTTCTCTCGTTGGGCTGTGAAAAGGCCCCGCTCAAACTTGCGCCCAAAGCGGCGCACCCGGTGACAGCGATGGAGCTGCGCAGAACAAGCCCGCCAACCTCTTTTCAGGTATCGGGAACGGTTCAGTCTTGGAAAGTGGAAGAGATCGGTTTTGAAGTTCCCGGGCGAATCCAATGGGTGCTTGAGCCAGGTAGGAACGTTGACGGTCAAATCACGGACGTCGACCAGAAACTGATCACTCAAGGAACGCCGTTGGCGAAGATTGATCCTGCACGCTACGAGGTCGCCGTCGAGTCCGCGCGGGCTGCGCTTGACGTTGCGATAATGGAGCGGCAGATCGTTGAAATTCGCTTAAACGACACCCTGCCTGCCGATATCGGTTCCGCGGAGGCGGATGTGCGGTTGGCGGAGGATGACTTTGAACGGATACGAACACTCCAGGCTCAAAACGCGGTTTCGCAGGCCGAGTACGATCAAAGTTCGAACCGGCTGCAAACACAGAAGCTGCGCTTGTCAGGTTTGCGATCGCAATTGAAGCAAACCGCCGCGGAACTGAAGTCTGCCGACGCAAAAATCACAGTAGCCGAGCAGAACCTACAGGATGCTCAGCGAGATTTGAGTCACACCGTTTTGTATGGCTCCTATCGAGGCCAGATTTCGAAGGTTCATGTCGTTCCAGGCAGTGTTGTCAGTGCTGGTTCGCCTGTGTTGACTTTGCAAATGATGGACCCGATCAAAGTGGCGATTGAAGTCTCGGCGGAACAATCGCGATCGATCCAACGGCGTCGGCAAGTTCCCGTCCTTGTCACAATGCCTAATGGTTCCAGCGAAATACAAAATGCGATGGTCTACATGGTCGACCCTAGTGCGGATCCATCGACGCGGACGTTTACCGTGACGCTACTGCTTCTCAACAAGCAGTTTCGCAGTGAACTGCCGAAAGGTGTCGATGGCATCTCGGTCGCCCGGACGGTTGACATTTGGCCATTGAATGTCAACGAGATCGTCGGTTCCGAAAACGGCATTTACTTAGTCGAAGAAGACGCAATCGATAGCGATGAGCATGGCTCTTTTGTGTGGGTGCTCGACGGGTTTGAGCTGATGCAAAGGATGCCGGATGTGATGAAGGTGCGAAAGCACTACATCCAATCAAGTGGTCTGAGAATTCCGTTTCTGGGCAATTGGGTTTTTCAACCGGTGACCTTTCTCGGGGACAACGACCGTATCACCCCGCGAACACTGATTGCAGGGGAGCTCGAGTATCCATGCGGCCAAGAATCCAATTGGGATGGTGAGTCGATCGTTTTCGATTCTGGAAAACATTGGATGCTGCGGCCTGGTGATTTGGTTGACGTCAATTTGGGCGACGACCAAAGCGAGTCGGGTTATTATGTGCCGGTCGAAGCGATCTACGAGCAATCGGACGAAACCTATCTCTTCGTCATCGAAGATGGCAAGGCACATAAAACGCGTATCGAAATCAAACCGACGCAAAAACTTGATACCGAATCGTTGCTTCGTGTCTCCCCAATCGGCAGCGATGATTTCCCCGCAGGCACTCAGATCGTTGTTGGCGGCGTTCATTTCTTGCAAGATGACGATCCGGTGAGTGTGACCGATCGGGTCTCGGAGGATGCATCATGA
- a CDS encoding efflux RND transporter permease subunit yields the protein MSLPSWSVKYKPIVVSIVAMLMAWGTMSFFTMPRREDPEFTIRVCVVSTVWPGAPAEKVEELVTDKLEQEIVSIEEVDTVRSTTLVGRSTIFVELDDRVKPEKIQNVWDKVRAKVSLAAMPDPSIHPVVNDEFGDTAVLVLAVHQIPVHGRSEVREQDRYSHRQLEVFSETIEDALRLLPGVAKVEKFGVRDEAVYIESELGNWSQLALTSNQLERLAAERNIIEPGGEISTRAGHYNVKPGGEFNAIDEIKSIASTVKSNDLKSSDDDNSVYLSNLGLTVIRDYEDPPRTICRFGDCEHSEPAVSIGVTMQSGANIIDVCAAAKRKVHELVEVERRLPPDVAVTAVSDQSENVAVKVNDVIINFVEAIVIVIVVVYLVVGFRTSFVMATNIPVVVIASLGVITLFDVQLEQVSMAAIIISLGLLVDNAVQVCDQARTNQIAGMKPYQAAIEGANTLAIPMLVGTLTTMAAFIPMMYALEGGAKEYIYSLPVTVSTTLALSWVLAMTLCVVLAGIFIRGPKDHELASPVVALFMKMVNALSRLIRPLASQRRKAPVRPEPDPIKMEAPVYRRGDKNILFRIYGWIGMLAIRFKWLTLAATLAVCVFIMQLPVSSEFFPDASSDQFAVKVWLPETATIWQTDEIAKQVEQRIQLLSPIDPNDPNANGHRERLRAMRTMVGGGGSRWALAWNPEPPTRNYAEILVRTTDPRFTAEFAQRLRNVCERGDAELNLKPIVNARVVPVKLALGPPADPLVFRIIGTGFADTTELHRVSDQVLTIVNAQAETWNVHDSWGVNGYQVRVDVDKDRATLSGVTNAQVARTLNSYYSGLKLTTFREGDHQVPIYFRLRRKPESEMSIRSLKEAFVEGDNGKIPLESLARFEFSWEPAKIQRRNMNRVIEVSSQMEPGVTGNDVVSRVLKSDELKQLEASLPSGFWIEPGGAFQESQESGAQMGVSFLISFILIVLCLIFQYNGWFKPFMILATLPLALVGAWLGLSVTDNTLGFMPQIGILALFGIVLNTAIIFVEFADILIRERISVSDGHGPICGITKQEFRRCLVEAGKQRMLPIFLTTATTVGGLLPLALSGGPLWIGLAWCMIVGLLFTTTLTLFVIPAFYAVLVETFGVKPVV from the coding sequence ATGAGTTTGCCAAGTTGGTCCGTCAAATACAAACCGATCGTCGTGTCGATTGTTGCCATGCTGATGGCTTGGGGAACGATGTCATTCTTCACCATGCCACGGCGAGAAGATCCTGAGTTTACGATTCGCGTCTGCGTCGTTTCCACCGTTTGGCCAGGAGCACCAGCGGAGAAGGTGGAAGAGTTGGTAACCGATAAGCTGGAGCAAGAGATTGTTAGCATTGAAGAAGTCGACACGGTTCGTTCCACAACACTGGTTGGCCGATCGACAATTTTTGTTGAGCTTGATGACCGAGTCAAACCTGAAAAGATCCAAAACGTTTGGGACAAAGTCCGAGCAAAAGTCTCGCTTGCGGCGATGCCAGACCCTTCGATTCACCCCGTCGTGAACGATGAGTTTGGGGACACGGCGGTATTGGTTTTGGCGGTTCATCAAATTCCGGTTCATGGTCGCAGCGAAGTTCGCGAGCAAGATCGTTATAGCCATCGCCAGTTGGAAGTCTTTTCGGAAACGATCGAAGATGCGCTACGGTTATTGCCTGGCGTTGCAAAAGTGGAAAAGTTTGGGGTCCGCGATGAGGCTGTCTATATCGAATCGGAGCTAGGGAATTGGTCGCAACTTGCATTGACCAGCAACCAATTAGAACGGTTGGCAGCAGAACGAAACATCATTGAACCGGGCGGTGAAATATCGACGCGGGCGGGGCACTACAATGTGAAACCAGGAGGCGAATTCAATGCGATCGATGAAATCAAGAGTATCGCCAGTACGGTAAAATCGAATGATTTGAAATCGAGCGACGATGATAACAGCGTTTACTTGTCCAACTTGGGCCTTACGGTCATTCGCGACTACGAGGATCCACCAAGAACGATTTGTCGGTTTGGGGACTGCGAACATTCGGAGCCAGCGGTATCGATTGGGGTCACGATGCAATCGGGTGCCAACATCATCGATGTTTGCGCAGCAGCGAAACGGAAGGTACATGAATTGGTGGAGGTCGAGCGTCGTTTGCCGCCCGATGTTGCGGTTACGGCCGTTTCGGACCAATCTGAAAATGTGGCAGTGAAAGTCAACGATGTTATCATCAACTTTGTCGAAGCAATTGTGATTGTGATCGTTGTCGTCTATCTCGTCGTCGGCTTTCGCACTTCGTTTGTCATGGCCACCAATATCCCGGTTGTCGTGATCGCTTCGCTCGGTGTCATCACGCTGTTCGATGTCCAATTAGAACAAGTTTCGATGGCAGCGATCATTATCTCGCTGGGCTTGCTGGTCGACAATGCGGTCCAAGTTTGTGACCAAGCGCGTACGAACCAGATCGCAGGAATGAAGCCGTACCAAGCGGCGATCGAAGGAGCGAACACGCTGGCAATACCGATGCTGGTTGGCACCTTAACAACCATGGCTGCTTTCATTCCGATGATGTACGCACTTGAAGGGGGCGCGAAAGAGTACATCTACAGCTTGCCCGTAACCGTGTCAACGACATTAGCGCTTAGCTGGGTATTGGCGATGACGCTATGCGTCGTGTTGGCAGGTATATTCATTCGCGGGCCGAAAGATCATGAACTTGCGTCGCCTGTCGTTGCGCTATTCATGAAAATGGTAAACGCCCTCAGTCGCCTGATTCGACCGCTCGCTTCACAACGCCGAAAGGCCCCCGTTCGTCCCGAACCCGATCCAATCAAAATGGAAGCTCCGGTCTACCGTCGTGGCGACAAGAATATCTTGTTTCGGATCTATGGATGGATTGGCATGTTGGCGATTCGATTCAAGTGGTTGACGTTGGCTGCGACCTTAGCCGTGTGTGTATTTATCATGCAATTGCCCGTTAGCTCCGAGTTCTTCCCCGATGCGTCGAGCGATCAATTTGCGGTGAAAGTCTGGCTGCCCGAAACGGCGACGATTTGGCAAACTGACGAAATTGCGAAACAGGTCGAGCAACGCATTCAGTTGCTCAGTCCTATCGATCCTAATGATCCAAATGCAAACGGACACAGGGAGCGGCTTCGAGCGATGCGAACAATGGTTGGCGGCGGTGGGTCGCGATGGGCTTTGGCGTGGAACCCTGAGCCACCGACACGAAACTATGCCGAAATCCTGGTGCGGACAACCGATCCTCGTTTTACGGCCGAGTTTGCACAGCGGTTGCGGAACGTTTGTGAGCGCGGTGATGCCGAGTTGAACCTCAAGCCGATCGTTAACGCTCGTGTGGTGCCTGTGAAGTTGGCTCTCGGTCCTCCTGCGGATCCGCTTGTCTTTCGCATCATTGGTACCGGATTTGCCGATACGACCGAGCTTCATCGGGTTTCCGATCAAGTGTTGACGATCGTCAATGCTCAGGCCGAAACTTGGAATGTCCACGATTCATGGGGCGTCAATGGATACCAAGTGCGAGTCGACGTGGACAAGGATCGAGCCACATTGTCAGGAGTCACGAACGCTCAAGTCGCCAGAACACTCAATTCCTACTATTCAGGACTGAAGTTAACGACCTTTCGCGAGGGCGATCATCAGGTCCCGATTTACTTTCGGCTCCGCCGGAAACCGGAATCGGAGATGTCGATTCGCAGTTTGAAAGAAGCGTTTGTCGAAGGCGACAACGGAAAGATTCCGCTCGAGTCACTTGCTCGGTTTGAGTTTTCATGGGAGCCAGCCAAGATCCAGCGTCGTAACATGAACCGCGTCATTGAAGTCTCCTCGCAAATGGAACCGGGTGTGACTGGGAACGATGTCGTATCGCGAGTTCTCAAATCGGATGAACTAAAACAACTTGAAGCGTCACTACCGTCTGGGTTTTGGATCGAACCGGGCGGGGCTTTCCAAGAGAGCCAAGAATCGGGAGCCCAGATGGGGGTTTCATTCTTGATCTCTTTCATCTTGATCGTTCTATGCTTGATTTTTCAGTACAACGGATGGTTCAAACCGTTCATGATCCTTGCGACGTTACCGCTGGCACTCGTTGGCGCATGGCTTGGTCTATCGGTCACCGACAACACCCTTGGCTTCATGCCTCAGATCGGAATCTTAGCATTGTTTGGAATCGTGCTTAACACCGCGATCATTTTTGTCGAGTTCGCTGATATTCTGATTCGAGAAAGAATATCCGTTTCCGACGGCCATGGTCCAATCTGCGGTATAACGAAACAGGAGTTTCGTCGCTGTTTGGTCGAAGCAGGTAAGCAGCGAATGTTGCCGATCTTTTTAACGACGGCAACCACCGTCGGAGGATTGTTGCCGTTAGCTCTGAGTGGCGGACCACTATGGATTGGATTGGCGTGGTGCATGATTGTCGGTTTATTGTTCACAACCACGCTAACACTGTTTGTCATCCCCGCGTTCTACGCGGTGTTGGTCGAAACATTTGGGGTCAAACCGGTGGTCTAG
- a CDS encoding DEAD/DEAH box helicase, whose amino-acid sequence MKTFDELELIEPLKRSLKEQNYTTPTPIQAQTIPAALDEYDVLGCAQTGTGKTAAFALPILNYLGKEARKARPNQPLALVLAPTRELAIQIGESFATYGKHLRLRHVLVYGGVNQAGQVRALNRGAHVLVATPGRLLDLMNQGFVRLDQLEVFVLDEADRMLDMGFLPDLKRIIRELPEQRQSLFFSATMPPKIVDLAQSLLFEPVTVNVTPKTTSVERIEQRVAFLERNSKLPHLEKLLLGDDVERVIVFTRTKRGANVLAEKLSKGKFKAVAIHGNKSQNARQRALDAFKRKQVQVLVATDVAARGIDIDGISHVVNYDMPVEAESYVHRIGRTGRAGADGIAVSFCTPTERDELSAIERLIGQKIPLDPNCQSTDFQWDKSSGGGGGQKSGGRRRFGNSRSRYGSNSARPKRTASNGSTDPRGSGNGKRGPKKSFGQRKRATVKA is encoded by the coding sequence TTGAAGACTTTTGATGAACTGGAACTGATCGAGCCACTAAAACGATCGCTAAAAGAACAAAATTATACGACACCAACGCCAATTCAAGCCCAAACGATTCCAGCCGCTCTTGATGAGTACGATGTTCTCGGCTGTGCCCAAACGGGTACTGGAAAAACCGCTGCTTTCGCGTTGCCGATCCTCAACTATCTCGGCAAAGAAGCTCGGAAAGCACGTCCAAACCAACCACTAGCATTGGTCTTGGCACCGACGCGTGAGCTAGCTATTCAAATTGGCGAAAGCTTTGCGACTTATGGAAAACACCTACGGCTTCGCCATGTGCTGGTCTACGGTGGCGTGAATCAGGCTGGCCAGGTGCGTGCCCTCAATCGTGGGGCTCATGTTCTGGTCGCAACCCCAGGACGACTGCTCGACCTGATGAACCAGGGTTTCGTTCGTTTGGACCAATTGGAAGTTTTCGTTCTCGACGAAGCCGACCGAATGCTCGACATGGGTTTTTTACCCGACCTGAAACGGATCATCAGGGAATTGCCTGAGCAGCGTCAATCGTTGTTCTTTTCGGCAACCATGCCGCCTAAGATCGTCGATCTCGCTCAGTCACTTTTGTTTGAACCGGTGACCGTGAATGTGACGCCGAAGACGACTAGCGTCGAGCGGATCGAACAACGTGTTGCCTTCTTGGAGAGAAATTCCAAGTTGCCACATTTAGAGAAGCTACTGTTGGGTGACGATGTCGAACGCGTGATCGTGTTTACACGCACCAAGCGGGGGGCGAACGTGCTGGCGGAGAAGTTGTCCAAAGGCAAATTCAAAGCGGTCGCCATTCATGGCAATAAGTCGCAGAATGCTCGCCAGCGTGCGCTTGACGCGTTCAAACGCAAGCAGGTCCAAGTCTTGGTGGCCACCGACGTGGCTGCACGCGGAATTGATATCGATGGGATTAGCCATGTCGTCAATTATGACATGCCTGTGGAGGCTGAAAGTTACGTGCATCGAATTGGGCGAACGGGACGCGCCGGTGCGGACGGGATCGCGGTTTCGTTCTGTACACCGACCGAGCGAGATGAGCTTAGCGCAATTGAAAGATTGATTGGACAAAAAATACCACTCGACCCGAATTGCCAATCCACCGATTTTCAGTGGGATAAGTCGTCGGGCGGCGGCGGTGGCCAAAAGTCGGGAGGTCGTCGGCGGTTTGGAAACAGCCGGAGTCGCTACGGCTCAAACTCGGCGCGCCCCAAACGGACCGCTTCCAACGGCTCGACCGACCCACGCGGATCCGGTAATGGAAAACGCGGACCGAAGAAGTCGTTTGGTCAACGCAAACGGGCGACCGTCAAAGCATAG
- a CDS encoding cold-shock protein: protein MAEGKIKRVTDKGFGFIETDTGTDMFFHSSALEGVSYDDLREGQLVTYNIGKGPKGPRAENVQLAGE from the coding sequence ATGGCAGAAGGTAAGATCAAGCGGGTTACTGACAAAGGTTTTGGTTTCATCGAAACCGATACTGGTACCGACATGTTTTTTCACAGTTCAGCTCTCGAAGGCGTCAGCTATGACGATCTTCGCGAAGGCCAACTCGTGACTTACAACATCGGCAAAGGTCCTAAGGGCCCACGCGCCGAAAATGTTCAACTTGCCGGCGAGTAA